The genomic interval CTGTGATCCACATCTTTGACATCAGACACAATGGTCAGAACCCCTGCCAGTCAGTTCAAGCACACCAGAAGCGGGTGTTCAAGGCTCTTTGGCACCAAACAGCCCCAGTTCTAACCTCTATATCTTCTGACCTTAACATTGGAATCCACAGATATTCGTGAGACAACTATCTTTCTGGGGCCAGTTTTTGTTGCAATGGAAAGGCAAACCTTTTTGTAGCGAAATAGGAGACTCTCAGAGCATCAAGTCATAGGAATTTTGTTTGTTCACATACTGTGCATCAGTAGAGTTCCAAATGGAGTGACTGATCCTACTAGGCCGCTGGGTTTCCAATACGGCAATACCAATGCTTCTGAATAGATCGCAGTGGCCCAGTTAGATCAAATGGTTGTTCATGTTACAACATGTGCAATTTTTGAGCTGCTGCCTTTGTTGTTGGAGTTATACTCTGAGGATCCCCAATCTGAATGTTTTGCTCTTGTTACTTGTATAAACTTAGATGAGGgatcccatatatatatatatgttgacaGCTACTGCTGCATGTCTGTTTTGGTTCAATTTGGTGCATTGCAACCATTTcttaagttgaaactgatgaTAGCAAGTGATAGGAACCAAACTGTTCAGAACATACTGTTTGTGGTCTGAATATTGCTGTGTACTAAGTTGTCCAAAGCTACGTTGGCAAGTCTAGTTCCTTTGAGATGTGCTAACTGACTAAGCTGGCATATGTCTCTTGCCAGTCATTTTCTTTCCACCAGTCTTCAAATGCTATGTGACAGATTTACAGTTATAAATAACCTGTTGGTTGAAGAAGTAGAAAAATCACTTTGAAAGCTTTCCAAATGGActgaattttaattaatttgatttgagAAATGATGTGCTTATTGGCGAATGTTGTCACTGGACAGAAGCCAAATCTTGTCGCGTTAGCAACCATGCATTTGGTAAGGGAAGCGATTCCATCCGCACATTTGTTATCGACATCCCTATCTGACACCTATCTCCCTGGATTCTCCATGCTTTCTCTCACAACCTTGCATGgcacctctctctctttctcttctcttgcCCCCACCCCAGCTGTCTAATAAAGTTGCTGAACATACCATGCACCACACCCCACGGAATGAAATTCTAGAACAACAACATAACCATGAACTACTTAGTCACAAATCATCATCAACCAAACACTTAAAATACATCTCATCAATGCAGTACCTACAGGCTAGTAGTATACTAAACACTCGATACATGTCGTCCTATATTGAGGCACCGATCATCTTCAGGAGGAGTTGATATCTAAAACTGAAGGTTAGaaattaggctaaaaatatttatctaacAGGTTCCCGGACTTATTTACACAAAACATATTTCTTAAGTTGGGTATGTTTTgtgtaaataatttttttataaaaatattttatgattttccaGAGTGAAActttaactttgtagtagttcaatgattttttttatactgtCAAATAGTTATCACTCGATCATTCAATCTCCGCAATCTCATACACCAcctgaaaacaaaataacagaGCCTATCTATTTATGCAACAATATGTTTTTGGCCACAAGAAACAgtgatttggtggagagagcgATCGATGTGTACAAATTGCAGTCACCCAATTAATCGTTTGATGTGTTATTACTGGGTTATATACATAATAAGCCAGTAGGCGAAAGAGAAATACACGGGAAGCCTCTGGTTGGTCGCACTCAAATAGTACTCCCCTATTCATTCATCACCACCACCTtatcatcatcaccaccacTAACCACAGCTCCACTGCCTCTGCCTCTGAACCAAGAACACACTGCCCTCCTCCACACGACATGGCTTCTCAAGGTAGGCCAAGAACCCGATTCGTAGCTCGCTCTTCTTCTTGCTGTTTAATTACTTGTTCgattctttctttgtttcgtTCCTGACAAGAGAAGAGGATGATGAATTGAtggttgtgtgtgtgtgcagaaGAGAAGACGAGTGTCAAGCCGGAGGAGCCAGCGTCgtcggtggcggaggagcagCCGCCTCAAGCtgcagctccgccgccgcgcagggctgtgccgccgccgccggccaatcCCTTCGACTTCTCAACCATGATGAACTTGCTCAATGTAAGCAACCACGCTGCCGacttaaatataatttcttgAACTAATATTTGACAATTTGCTACTGATTACTCAAGAAACTAATAATTTGATGGAAAGATGgattggttaattaattatacagttcATTGAGTAATTAGTTAGGCCATTGATGAGCAAAGATTaatttggaggaaaaaattatgaataatttgcatgtaatttaatttgtttgtagcAGGatccaagcatcaaggagatGGCGGAGCAGATCGCCAAGGACCCGGCGTTCACGGAGATGGCGGAGCAGCTGCAGAAGACGGTGCAGTCGCCGCGGGGGGCGGCGAGTccggaggccgcggcggcggtgccggcgcTGGACCCGACCAAGTACGTGTCGACCATGCAGCAGCTGATGCAGAACCCGCAGTTCGTGGCCATGGCGGAGCGGCTCGGCAGCGCGCTGATGCAGGACCCGGCCATGTCCACCATGCTCGGCGGCCTCACCAACCCGGCGCACAAGGAGCAGCTCGAGGCCCGCATCGCCCGGATGAAGGAGGACCCCTCCCTCAAGCCCATCCTCGACGAGATCGAGAGCGGCGGCCCCGCCGCCATGATGAAGTAAGCTTCAGCTTCAGTTTCAGCTAGTCACCTCGACATCGCCATGGCGATGGTGCCGTGTTGATGCTACCTCAATCGTCGTTGCGTCAGGTACTGGAACGACCCTGAAGCGCTGCAGAAGTTCGGGCGGGCGATGGGCGTCGGCCCGTCGAGCgaggcagccgccgccgccggcgagcacgaggaggcggaggaagacgccggcgaggagggcgagTACGAGGACGAGTCCATCATCCACCACACTGCCAGcgtcggcgacgtcgaggTTTCTCTTCTTACTACCAACTTACTTTCTTtccaaaaagaacaaaaaaattgcatcTTTACTCCATCCACGACACGCATTGCGCATCAGGGCCTGAAGAAAGCATTGGAGGAAGGCGTGGACAAGGACGAGGAGGActcggaggggaggagaggcctCCATTTCGCCTGCGGCTACGGCGAGGTGCGTACGCAACCATGGATGCAGCAGCGAGGCTCGTCAGTCGAGTGAATCATCAATGTCGTCGTCTTCAGCTATCTAATCGAAGACGATCGATTCGTTGCGTGCAGCTGCAATGCGCGCAGGTTCTCCtggaggccggcgcggcggtggacgcggtggacaagaacaagaacacgGCGCTGCACTACGCCGCCGGCTACGGCCGCAAGGACTGCGTCGCCCTCCTGCTCGaccacggcgccgccgtgtAAGAAAAGAATCCCCATCGCATTCGCAAATTCTCAACCATTGCCATCACTTGCCATATCTACTCCGATTGATGTACTTTGTGGCGATGTGCAGGACGGTGCAGAACCTGGACGGGAAGACGGCCATCGACGTGGCGAAGCTCAACAACCAGGAGGACGTCCTCAAGCTGCTCGAGAAGCACGCCTTCGTATAGACACAGCAGACACAAAACAATCAGAGTTCAGAGACatgcttctcttcttcttcttcttcccggtTGAGTTCGCCTGCGCTTTCTCTTCCTCCAAAAACATGTCTTTTGATCGACGCTTCTGTTCATCCGCAATTCACTCTGTATCTGTAATTCTGTATGTATCGAAGAGTCCGCGCTAGATTATCGTTTTTGTTTCACTTTCAGGGAAATGTGAGATTGGATTGCTATTCTATTCATCCTTACAGagttttgttttaattaatgaataaggaagaaaaagaaaatattttgtttcagtGTTTCTGTCTGAATTTGACGTCTGTTTTGTACATGGGGCTGCTGCTATTTGGATCCACCAAAATGTTCggttttaaattcaaaataaaggAATCAATCAAATTGTGCACATCTCCTCACGAGACGTGCTCTGCCAAGGACAatctcgccggccgtcgccaccaTGGCCGGCCTCCACCTCAAGCACCGCCGATgcatcgacgccgccgcgttgtttgttcgccggcggcgatacCAGCACCTCCTCGCCCTTCGATTCCTCTTAAAGAAGGgctatttttgtaaaattacaCGTGACGacttctgctttgactcgatCTGGACCAGCCACACCCTCGATCTGAGCCGCTAATATTCGATCCGACGGTTAGGGATCCTATTCGGGATT from Oryza brachyantha chromosome 3, ObraRS2, whole genome shotgun sequence carries:
- the LOC102716392 gene encoding ankyrin repeat domain-containing protein 2A-like isoform X1 — protein: MASQEEKTSVKPEEPASSVAEEQPPQAAAPPPRRAVPPPPANPFDFSTMMNLLNQDPSIKEMAEQIAKDPAFTEMAEQLQKTVQSPRGAASPEAAAAVPALDPTKYVSTMQQLMQNPQFVAMAERLGSALMQDPAMSTMLGGLTNPAHKEQLEARIARMKEDPSLKPILDEIESGGPAAMMKYWNDPEALQKFGRAMGVGPSSEAAAAAGEHEEAEEDAGEEGEYEDESIIHHTASVGDVEGLKKALEEGVDKDEEDSEGRRGLHFACGYGELQCAQVLLEAGAAVDAVDKNKNTALHYAAGYGRKDCVALLLDHGAAVTVQNLDGKTAIDVAKLNNQEDVLKLLEKHAFV
- the LOC102716392 gene encoding ankyrin repeat domain-containing protein 2A-like isoform X2, which gives rise to MASQEEKTSVKPEEPASSVAEEQPPQAAAPPPRRAVPPPPANPFDFSTMMNLLNDPSIKEMAEQIAKDPAFTEMAEQLQKTVQSPRGAASPEAAAAVPALDPTKYVSTMQQLMQNPQFVAMAERLGSALMQDPAMSTMLGGLTNPAHKEQLEARIARMKEDPSLKPILDEIESGGPAAMMKYWNDPEALQKFGRAMGVGPSSEAAAAAGEHEEAEEDAGEEGEYEDESIIHHTASVGDVEGLKKALEEGVDKDEEDSEGRRGLHFACGYGELQCAQVLLEAGAAVDAVDKNKNTALHYAAGYGRKDCVALLLDHGAAVTVQNLDGKTAIDVAKLNNQEDVLKLLEKHAFV